In Gadus chalcogrammus isolate NIFS_2021 chromosome 1, NIFS_Gcha_1.0, whole genome shotgun sequence, one DNA window encodes the following:
- the LOC130389457 gene encoding la-related protein 4 isoform X1, producing the protein MSSDQGGEPPLLQEEADPGPATGGKDEAPLGTEEGSGGMVTSKGVGLNPNAKVWQEIPVVSSEVSADATPWSPSDVNDAYSESSGCKPYAVGFTALDEGLPTDTTEVMVNGMDPPELGFSPAESITGTSVEPKAEEPPVSSENLRESLKKELEFYFSRENLSKDLYLMSQMDSDQFVPVWTIASMEGIKALTTDMDLILDVLRTSPMVQVDEKGEKVRPNHKRCIIILREVPETTPVEEVEALFKNENCPKVISVEFAHNNNWYITFQSDTDAQQGHKYLREEVKTFQGKPIMARIKAINTFFAKNGYRSMDNSMYAQPSQAQSQFNSPLYMQHIYPQQQYPVYGIVPPTWTQSPTPYFETPLAPFPNNSFVNGFGSAGHYKTGSNSLNMTRPFNRNRVPLYSRKNVINAFRNHVKPQGRTGEVAPASVTPVPLESLTGLRSPQPLSCVSNNTTSNHGNSHAQTPADLASAFPHLSAATSPLDLNDDGSMAGRGRRSTTYRGTRRRREDDRITRPAVPIEVKPSPPKFDLAANNFPPLPGCVVSTQGEPVLENRMSDVVRGLNRDKTEQPSKEAVVAAVPAHSPAVEEAPHVPSVSQSTHKPVAQPLGPPVLSAQRPEKKVERAEPLIPKAAVVVPAPPAVTTTSPASAQPVVAPRPQPTAAPTPVKTNTPSPATVTVAPPAQEPRKLSYAEVCQRPPIAPPPAAPAAPALAGPVSPPTAPGQPLRELRVNKAEEPGSSSGPEDKQERAHDREGGWECKESRPPRDRDGQGHYRRNGPRGTGALKFRDQRRPPPARRSSPQGGYRHTGKEQNIPPVSPK; encoded by the exons ATGAGTTCGGATCAGGGCGGAGAGCCGCCGCTGCTGCAGGAGGAGGCTGATCCGGGACCGGCCACCGGTGGGAAGGACGAGGCTCCACTTGGGACCGAGGAAGGGTCAGGCGGCATG GTCACCTCCAAGGGAGTCGGTCTGAACCCTAACGCCAAGGTGTGGCAGGAGATCCCAGTGGTCTCCAGCGAGGTGTCGGCTGATGCAACTCCCTGGTCACCTTCAGATGTCAATGACG CATATTCTGAGTCTAGTGGGTGCAAGCCCTACGCCGTGGGATTCACAGCTCTGGACGAGGGCCTGCCCACCGACACCACCGAGGTCATGGTGAATGGAATGGACCCACCGGAGCTCGGCTTCTCTCCTGCCGAGTCAATCACCGGAACCTCGG tgGAACCCAAGGCGGAGGAGCCACCAGTCTCTTCTGAGAACTTGCGTGAGTCTCTGAAGAAGGAACTGGAGTTTTACTTCTCCCG GGAAAACCTCTCGAAGGACTTGTACTTGATGTCCCAGATGGACAGCGACCAATTTGTTCCCGTTTGGACTATAGCGAGCATGGAGGGCATCAAGGCACTCACCACGGACATGGATCTGATCCTTGACGTCTTGAGAA CTTCTCCGATGGTCCAAGTGGATGAGAAGGGGGAGAAAGTGCGTCCAAATCACAAGCGCTGCATCATCATTCTGAGGGAGGTCCCGGAAACCACTCCTGTCGAG GAAGTCGAAGCTCTCTTCAAAAATGAGAACTGTCCGAAGGTGATAAGCGTGGAGTTTGCGCATAACAACAACTGGTACATCACATTCCAATCAGATACGGACGCTCAACAG GGACACAAATACTTGAGGGAGGAAGTCAAAACATTTCAGGGAAAACCCATCATG GCGAGGATAAAGGCAATCAACACGTTCTTTGCAAAGAACGGATACCGGAGCATGGACAACAGCATGTATGCCCAACCATCGCAGGCCCAGTCCCAGTTCAACTCTCCTCTCTACATGCAACATATCTACCCACAGCAGCAGTACCCTGTGTACGGCATCGTGCCCCCCACCTGGACGCAGTCCCCCACCCCCTATTTTGAAACCCCTCTG GCACCCTTTCCAAACAATAGCTTTGTGAATGGCTTTGGCTCTGCTGGACACTACAAAACTGGATCAAACTCGCTCAATATGACTCGGCCCTTCAATCGAAACCG TGTGCCCCTCTATTCAAGAAAGAATGTAATAAATGCCTTCAG GAACCATGTGAAGCCCCAGGGTAGGACGGGCGAAGTGGCCCCTGCGTCCGTCACACCAGTCCCCCTGGAGAGTCTGACCGGCCTGCGGAGTCCCCAGCCCCTATCTTGTGTCTCCAACAACACCACTAGCAACCACGGCAACAGCCATGCTCAGACACCCGCTGACCTGGCCTCTGCCTTCCCACATCTCTCTGCCGCTACTTCCCCACTGGACCTAAACGACGACGGCAGCATGGCGGGACGTGGCCG GAGGAGCACTACCTACCGAGGAACACGCAGGCGGCGGGAGGACGACCGCATCACG AGGCCTGCGGTGCCCATCGAGGTCAAGCCGTCTCCACCCAAGTTTGACTTGGCGGCCAACaacttcccccctctccctggctGTGTGGTCAGCACGCAGGGCGAGCCTGTGCTCGAGAACCGCATGTCAGACGTTGTACGCGGTTTGAACAGGGACAAG ACGGAGCAGCCCAGTAAGGAGGCCGTCGTAGCGGCAGTCCCTGCACACAGCCCTGCGGTGGAGGAAGCGCCCCACGTCCCCTCGGTTTCCCagagcacacacaaacctgtTGCCCAGCCACTCGGACCCCCAGTGCTGAG CGCCCAACGCCCGGAGAAGAAAGTCGAGAGGGCAGAGCCTCTGATTCCCAAAGCGGCCGTCGTGGTGCCGGCCCCTCCAGCTGTGACCACCACCAGCCCGGCCTCGGCGCAGCCTGTCGTGGCCCCCCGGCCTCAGCCCACTGCTGCCCCCACACCGGTTAAAACCAACACTCCAAGCCCTGCTACCGTCACCGTCGCCCCACCCGCACAG GAGCCTCGTAAGCTCAGCTATGCCGAGGTGTGCCAGCGACCACCTATAGCCCCCCCTCCGGCGGCGCCAGCAGCCCCCGCCTTGGCGGGCCCCGTGTCCCCCCCCACGGCCCCCGGTCAGCCGCTGCGTGAGCTGCGGGTGAACAAGGCGGAGGAGCCCGGCTCCAGCAGCGGGCCCGAGGACAAGCAGGAGAGGGCCCACGACCGGGAGGGCGGCTGGGAGTGCAAGGAGAGCCGACCGCCGCGGGACCGTGACGGCCAGGGCCACTACCGCAGGAACGGACCCCGGGGAACCGGGGCCCTCAAGTTCCGAGACCAGAGACGCCCCCCACCGGCCCGCCGAAGCTCCCCGCAGGGAGGCTACAGACACACTGGCAAAGAGCAGAACATCCCGCCCGTATCgccaaagtaa
- the LOC130389451 gene encoding ATP-dependent 6-phosphofructokinase, muscle type-like: MSKTLQSGTMDPTKMGVGRSIAVLTSGGDAQGMNAAVRATVRVGLYTGASVYFVHEGYQGLVDGGDNIKLATWESVSMMLQLGGTVIGSARCKDFQTREGRMKAAGNLVKLGITNLCVIGGDGSLTGANQFRTDWSELLVDLVKAGKISKDEASKSSHLNIVGMVGSIDNDFCGTDMTIGTDSALHRIIEVVDAITTTAQSHQRTFILEVMGRHCGYLALVTALSCGADWVFIPEMPPDEGWEEHLCRRLADQRGRGCRLNVIIVAEGAMTRAGKPITSDQLKQLVTDRLGFDTRTTVLGHVQRGGTPSAFDRILGSRMGVEAVMALLEATPETPACVVSLSGNQAVRLPLMECVQVTKDVTAAMAEGRFEDAIKLRGKSFENNWNTYKLLAHINPPDVKSNINVAVMNIGAPCAGMNSAVRSAVRIGMIQGHTMLAVHDGFDGLAHGNIEPLSWTNVSGWTGKGGSMLGTKRTLPGKMLEEISLNINKFNIHAMVIIGGFEAFVGGLELVKAREKYEELCIPMVVIPATVSNNVPGSDFSIGADTALNTIVATCDRIKQSAAGTKRRVFIIETMGGYCGYLATMAGMASGADAAYIYEEKFNIKDLELNVEHLVHKMKTTVKRGLILRNENSNAHYTTDFIFNLYSEEGKGVFDCRKNVLGHMQQGGTPTPFDRNFGTKMGAKSVLWLTEKLKTCTRHGRIYANTPDSACLLGMRKRALYFQPLAELKEETDFEHRIPKTQWWLKIRPIMKILAKYNIELDTSEHANMEHVIKKMGHL, encoded by the exons ATGTCCAAGACTTTACAGTCAGGCACCATGGACCCCACCAAAATGGGCGTGGGTCGCTCCATTGCTGTGCTGACCTCGGGAGGCGATGCCCAAG GTATGAATGCAGCTGTGAGGGCGACTGTCAGAGTTGGCCTTTACACTGGAGCTAGCGTCTATTTTGTCCATGAG GGCTACCAAGGACTGGTGGATGGAGGAGATAACATCAAgctggccacttgggagagtgTGTCCATGATGCTGCAGCTG GGTGGCACCGTGATCGGCAGTGCCCGGTGCAAGGACTTCCAAACCAGGGAGGGCCGCATGAAGGCCGCCGGCAACCTGGTGAAACTCGGCATCACCAACCTGTGTGTGATCGGAGGTGACGGCAGCCTCACCGGCGCCAACCAGTTCAGGACAGACTGGAGCGAACTGCTGGTCGACTTGGTAAAGGCTG GTAAGATTAGCAAGGATGAGGCGAGCAAATCGTCCCACCTCAACATCGTTGGCATGGTGGGGTCCATTGACAATGACTTCTGCGGAACTGACATGACCATCGGTACGGACTCAGCCCTGCACCGCATCATCGAGGTGGTGGacgccatcaccaccacagcACAGAG CCACCAGAGGACTTTTATTCTGGAAGTGATGGGCAGACACTGTGG CTACCTGGCCCTGGTCACAGCCCTATCCTGCGGCGCCGACTGGGTGTTCATCCCTGAGATGCCCCCAGATGAGGGCTGGGAGGAGCATCTCTGCAGGAGGCTGGCAGAC CAAAGGGGAAGAGGCTGTCGTCTGAACGTCATCATTGTGGCTGAGGGTGCCATGACAAGAGCTGGAAAACCCATCACTTCTGACCAGCTAAAGCAg CTTGTGACTGACAGGCTGGGCTTTGACACGCGAACCACCGTCCTTGGACATGTGCAGAGAGGTGGAACGCCTTCTGCCTTTGACAGAATCCTG GGCAGCAGGATGGGAGTGGAGGCTGTGATGGCTCTCCTGGAGGCCACCCCAGAGACCCCGGCCTGCGTGGTCAGCCTCTCAGGGAACCAGGCCGTCAGACTGCCCCTCATGGAGTGTGTACAAGTG ACTAAGGATGTCACCGCAGCCATGGCAGAGGGCAGATTTGAGGACGCGATCAAGCTGCGTGGAAA GAGCTTTGAGAACAACTGGAACACATACAAGCTTCTTGCCCATATCAACCCGCCAGACGTAAAG AGCAACATCAACGTGGCCGTCATGAACATCGGAGCGCCATGCGCCGGCATGAACTCTGCGGTGCGCTCGGCTGTAAGGATCGGCATGATCCAGGGACACACCATGCTGGCGGTGCACGACGGCTTCGACGGGCTTGCACACGGAAAT ATTGAGCCACTTTCATGGACTAATGTGAGCGGCTGGACCGGCAAGGGAGGGTCGATGCTCGGCACTAAGAG AACATTGCCAGGAAAGATGTTGGAGGAGATCAGCTTGAACATCAACAAGTTCAATATCCACGCAATGGTGATCATCGGTGGCTTTGAG GCCTTTGTGGGCGGCCTGGAGCTGGTCAAGGCCAGGGAGAAGTACGAGGAGCTGTGCATTCCAATGGTGGTCATTCCTGCCACCGTCTCCAACAATGTCCCCGGCTCTGACTTCAGCATCGGCGCGGACACTGCTCTCAACACCATCGTCGCT ACCTGTGACAGGATCAAGCAGTCTGCTGCTGGCACCAAGCGTCGAGTGTTCATCATAGAAACCATGGGCGGCTACTGTGGCTACCTGGCCACCATGGCCGGCATGGCTTCTGGAGCAGACGCGGCCTATATCTATGAAGAGAAATTCAACATTAAGGACCTGGAG CTGAACGTGGAGCATCTTGTGCACAAGATGAAGACAACGGTGAAGAGAGGGCTGATTCTCAG GAATGAGAACTCCAATGCCCATTACACCACAGACTTCATCTTTAACCTGTATTCAGAGGAAGGCAAGGGGGTCTTCGATTGCCGCAAAAATGTTTTGGGACATATGCAGCAG GGCGGAACCCCAACACCTTTTGATAGAAACTTTGGCACAAAAATGGGTGCCAAGTCTGTCCTATGGCTGACTGAGAAACTGAAGACCTGCACTAGACACG GGCGCATCTATGCAAACACACCAGACTCTGCCTGTTTGCTGGGCATGAGGAAAAGAGCGCTCTACTTCCAGCCCCTTGCCGAGCTGAAAGAGGAGACCGATTTTGA gcATCGCATCCCCAAAACTCAGTGGTGGCTGAAGATCAGGCCAATCATGAAGATCCTGGCCAAGTACAACATCGAACTGGACACATCTGAGCATGCCAACATGGAGCACGTGATCAAGAAGATGGGTCACCTGTAG
- the LOC130389457 gene encoding la-related protein 4 isoform X2, whose product MSSDQGGEPPLLQEEADPGPATGGKDEAPLGTEEGSGGMVTSKGVGLNPNAKVWQEIPVVSSEVSADATPWSPSDVNDAYSESSGCKPYAVGFTALDEGLPTDTTEVMVNGMDPPELGFSPAESITGTSVEPKAEEPPVSSENLRESLKKELEFYFSRENLSKDLYLMSQMDSDQFVPVWTIASMEGIKALTTDMDLILDVLRTSPMVQVDEKGEKVRPNHKRCIIILREVPETTPVEEVEALFKNENCPKVISVEFAHNNNWYITFQSDTDAQQGHKYLREEVKTFQGKPIMARIKAINTFFAKNGYRSMDNSMYAQPSQAQSQFNSPLYMQHIYPQQQYPVYGIVPPTWTQSPTPYFETPLAPFPNNSFVNGFGSAGHYKTGSNSLNMTRPFNRNRNHVKPQGRTGEVAPASVTPVPLESLTGLRSPQPLSCVSNNTTSNHGNSHAQTPADLASAFPHLSAATSPLDLNDDGSMAGRGRRSTTYRGTRRRREDDRITRPAVPIEVKPSPPKFDLAANNFPPLPGCVVSTQGEPVLENRMSDVVRGLNRDKTEQPSKEAVVAAVPAHSPAVEEAPHVPSVSQSTHKPVAQPLGPPVLSAQRPEKKVERAEPLIPKAAVVVPAPPAVTTTSPASAQPVVAPRPQPTAAPTPVKTNTPSPATVTVAPPAQEPRKLSYAEVCQRPPIAPPPAAPAAPALAGPVSPPTAPGQPLRELRVNKAEEPGSSSGPEDKQERAHDREGGWECKESRPPRDRDGQGHYRRNGPRGTGALKFRDQRRPPPARRSSPQGGYRHTGKEQNIPPVSPK is encoded by the exons ATGAGTTCGGATCAGGGCGGAGAGCCGCCGCTGCTGCAGGAGGAGGCTGATCCGGGACCGGCCACCGGTGGGAAGGACGAGGCTCCACTTGGGACCGAGGAAGGGTCAGGCGGCATG GTCACCTCCAAGGGAGTCGGTCTGAACCCTAACGCCAAGGTGTGGCAGGAGATCCCAGTGGTCTCCAGCGAGGTGTCGGCTGATGCAACTCCCTGGTCACCTTCAGATGTCAATGACG CATATTCTGAGTCTAGTGGGTGCAAGCCCTACGCCGTGGGATTCACAGCTCTGGACGAGGGCCTGCCCACCGACACCACCGAGGTCATGGTGAATGGAATGGACCCACCGGAGCTCGGCTTCTCTCCTGCCGAGTCAATCACCGGAACCTCGG tgGAACCCAAGGCGGAGGAGCCACCAGTCTCTTCTGAGAACTTGCGTGAGTCTCTGAAGAAGGAACTGGAGTTTTACTTCTCCCG GGAAAACCTCTCGAAGGACTTGTACTTGATGTCCCAGATGGACAGCGACCAATTTGTTCCCGTTTGGACTATAGCGAGCATGGAGGGCATCAAGGCACTCACCACGGACATGGATCTGATCCTTGACGTCTTGAGAA CTTCTCCGATGGTCCAAGTGGATGAGAAGGGGGAGAAAGTGCGTCCAAATCACAAGCGCTGCATCATCATTCTGAGGGAGGTCCCGGAAACCACTCCTGTCGAG GAAGTCGAAGCTCTCTTCAAAAATGAGAACTGTCCGAAGGTGATAAGCGTGGAGTTTGCGCATAACAACAACTGGTACATCACATTCCAATCAGATACGGACGCTCAACAG GGACACAAATACTTGAGGGAGGAAGTCAAAACATTTCAGGGAAAACCCATCATG GCGAGGATAAAGGCAATCAACACGTTCTTTGCAAAGAACGGATACCGGAGCATGGACAACAGCATGTATGCCCAACCATCGCAGGCCCAGTCCCAGTTCAACTCTCCTCTCTACATGCAACATATCTACCCACAGCAGCAGTACCCTGTGTACGGCATCGTGCCCCCCACCTGGACGCAGTCCCCCACCCCCTATTTTGAAACCCCTCTG GCACCCTTTCCAAACAATAGCTTTGTGAATGGCTTTGGCTCTGCTGGACACTACAAAACTGGATCAAACTCGCTCAATATGACTCGGCCCTTCAATCGAAACCG GAACCATGTGAAGCCCCAGGGTAGGACGGGCGAAGTGGCCCCTGCGTCCGTCACACCAGTCCCCCTGGAGAGTCTGACCGGCCTGCGGAGTCCCCAGCCCCTATCTTGTGTCTCCAACAACACCACTAGCAACCACGGCAACAGCCATGCTCAGACACCCGCTGACCTGGCCTCTGCCTTCCCACATCTCTCTGCCGCTACTTCCCCACTGGACCTAAACGACGACGGCAGCATGGCGGGACGTGGCCG GAGGAGCACTACCTACCGAGGAACACGCAGGCGGCGGGAGGACGACCGCATCACG AGGCCTGCGGTGCCCATCGAGGTCAAGCCGTCTCCACCCAAGTTTGACTTGGCGGCCAACaacttcccccctctccctggctGTGTGGTCAGCACGCAGGGCGAGCCTGTGCTCGAGAACCGCATGTCAGACGTTGTACGCGGTTTGAACAGGGACAAG ACGGAGCAGCCCAGTAAGGAGGCCGTCGTAGCGGCAGTCCCTGCACACAGCCCTGCGGTGGAGGAAGCGCCCCACGTCCCCTCGGTTTCCCagagcacacacaaacctgtTGCCCAGCCACTCGGACCCCCAGTGCTGAG CGCCCAACGCCCGGAGAAGAAAGTCGAGAGGGCAGAGCCTCTGATTCCCAAAGCGGCCGTCGTGGTGCCGGCCCCTCCAGCTGTGACCACCACCAGCCCGGCCTCGGCGCAGCCTGTCGTGGCCCCCCGGCCTCAGCCCACTGCTGCCCCCACACCGGTTAAAACCAACACTCCAAGCCCTGCTACCGTCACCGTCGCCCCACCCGCACAG GAGCCTCGTAAGCTCAGCTATGCCGAGGTGTGCCAGCGACCACCTATAGCCCCCCCTCCGGCGGCGCCAGCAGCCCCCGCCTTGGCGGGCCCCGTGTCCCCCCCCACGGCCCCCGGTCAGCCGCTGCGTGAGCTGCGGGTGAACAAGGCGGAGGAGCCCGGCTCCAGCAGCGGGCCCGAGGACAAGCAGGAGAGGGCCCACGACCGGGAGGGCGGCTGGGAGTGCAAGGAGAGCCGACCGCCGCGGGACCGTGACGGCCAGGGCCACTACCGCAGGAACGGACCCCGGGGAACCGGGGCCCTCAAGTTCCGAGACCAGAGACGCCCCCCACCGGCCCGCCGAAGCTCCCCGCAGGGAGGCTACAGACACACTGGCAAAGAGCAGAACATCCCGCCCGTATCgccaaagtaa